The region ACTCAGACAGAATCGCCGTCACAACCCCTGCCGCCAGCGAGAACGCCAGCAGGCTGAACGTCTGCGCCTGCCAGTCATCCCCCGCCGACCACGGTCTGATCCCGCCGATCATCAGCCCCACCAGGCTCACGCCAAACGCAATCCCCGGCAGGATAAAGTTCCGCCGGATCGAACGCAGCGAAGTCGAACGCCAGGCCAGCAACGGCCCAATCCCGGTCAGCAGCAGCAGAAACAGCCCAATCGGAATGTTGACCCGGTTGTAGTACGGCGCGCCCATCGTGGTCTTCGTGCCTTCCACATACTCGCTCAGCACCGGGAACAGCGTTCCCACCAGCACCGTCAGGCAAGCCACCAGCAGAATCATGTTGTTGAACAGAAAGCTCGACTCCCGGCTCACCAGCGATTCCAGCCGATTCTCGCTCTTCAGATGATCCCGCTGCATAAAGTACGTGAACAGGCACACCGCCAGCACGATCGCCATGAAGCTCGTAAACCAGTACCCAATCGAGCTCTGCGCAAAGGCATGAACACTGCTCACCAGCCCCGCACGAGTCAGCAGGGTCCCCAGCAGCGTAAGCAGGAAGGTGCTGAAGATCAGCCACACGTTCCAGCTCTTCATCATGCCGCGCTTCTCCTGCATCATCACGGAATGGAGGAAAGCAGTGCCCGTAAGCCAGGGCATCAACGAAGCGTTCTCAACCGGGTCCCAACCCCAGTACCCGCCCCAACCCAGCACGCTATAAGCCCAGTGCGCCCCCAGGAAGATCCCGCAGGTCAGGAACATCCACGTCACCATCGTCCACCGGCGCGTGATGTGAATCCACTTCTCACCCGGATACCGCATCATCAGCGCACCCAGCGCAAAGGCGAAAGGGACCGTGAAACCCACATAGCCGAGGTAAAGCATCGGAGGATGGATCACCATCTCCGGATACTGCAGCAGCGGATTCAGCCCAAACCCATCCAGAGCCAAGGGCCCCGGCTCGATCGCAAACGGTGGTGCCGCAAAGTTCAGCAGCGTCAGAAAGAACACCTGCACCGCAGCCAGAATCACACTCGCAAAAGCGCTCAGCCGAACGTCGACCTTATGCCGCACCCGCAGCACAAACCCATAGCTCGCCAGCAGCATTGTCCAAAGCAGCAGGGAGCCTTCCTGCCCACTCCAAAGCGCTGAAAACTTGTAAACCGAACTCAGCTCCCGGTTCGTATGGTGCATGACATAGCTGACCGAGTAGTCGTTCGTAAACGCCGCCCAGATCAGCGCGAACGCCGCGCATCCCACTGCCACAAAACTCGAAATCCCAGCCCGCCGCGAGGTCTCCTGCAGCTTGCTGCTCACTGCCAGACCTGCGCTTCCAGTCGCCTGCGCACGAGACCGCCACAGCGCAATCGCGCCTGCGACAAACGTATAGATACAAAGCATCAGCGCCAGCAACAAACAGAAGCTGCCGAACTCGGGCATAGGGTGCGGGGTCATCGGAGCGGGAAAACCTCAACCTCTATTCTCGCAGCAATCCCCCATACAGGCCATCCAATCGCCGTTTACCGAACGCCGCTAACCTAAAGGATGACGCCAGCCTCAATCGAATGGATTAAACCCGCACGAGCGAGTGAACGCTCGCCAACAGGTGATCCGGCAGCAGAGGCTTCCGGCGGAACATGACATTCATCCCCACGTACTGTTCTTCCGCCTCTTCAAGCCCGCTGATCACCAGCACCGGCAAAACCGGATGGCTCTTGCGCAACTCCCCCACAAACTCTGATCCCGTCATCCCCGGCATCAGGTGATCCGTAATCACCAGTTTAATCTCGGCAGGGAAGTCATTGGCCTGGAACTGCTCCAGCGCTCTCACCGGATTCAACGCCGCAATCACAAAATATCCGGCACGCTTCAGGATCGTCTGCCGGGTCGCTGCCTGCACTGCATTGTCGTCGATCAGCAAAATAGCCGTCTCGTCTGCCTTTGCCTCTTCAACCCGTTCTGTTCCGTTCAAATCCATGCCGTTACTTCTCCTGCCAGTCGCACACGGTGGCTCAGGCGTTCTTTGTGTGGTCTAACCTCTGTAGATGCCGGTTAACCGCGTCCGGTCATCTGGTTGCCTGCCCAAAAATGTAATTTCTTCCGCTTCATGGACCAAACTTCCCAAAACCGGTAAAGTTCTCTCAGAAACTCACAGGAAAATCGCTTCACCTCAATCCTAGCGGCATCCGCTTACAACGCGCAAAGCAACCAAGGACCTCATGATCCCCCAGGCAGCCCATCTTTCCCCAGTCGACTGGCTCATCATGCTCGTCTACTTCAGCTTCGTCCTCGGCATCGGCTTCGCCCTCAAGCGCTACATGCGCACCTCAAACGACTTCTTCCTCGCCGGCCGAGCAATCCCCGCCTGGGTCTGCGGACTCGCCTTCATCTCCGCCAACCTCGGAGCCCAGGAGGTCATCGGCATGGGTGCCTCCGGTGCCAAGTACGGCATCATCACCAGCCACTTCTACTGGATCGGCGCGATCCCGGCCATGGTCTTCGTCGGCATCTTCATGATGCCGTTCTACTACGGCTCAAAGGCCCGCAGCGTGCCGGAGTACCTCCGCATGCGCTTCGACGAGAAGACCCGTGCCCTCAACGCCATCTCCTTCGCCTTCATGACCGTCATCTCGTCCGGCATCAGCATGTATGCCATGGCCCTGCTCATCCAGACCCTCGGCCTCTTCCATGGCATCATCCCGGACCAGTACATCTTCCACGTCTCCGTCATCCTCTCGGGCCTCATCGTCCTCGGCTACATCTTCCTCGGCGGCCTCACCAGCGCCATTTATAACGAGGTCCTGCAGTTCTTCCTCATCGTCGCGGGCTTCGCGCCCCTCGTCTGGATCGGCCTACGCAACGTAGGCGGCTGGCAGGGAATCAAGCAGACTCTCCCCGCCACCATGACGCACTCCTGGCGCGGCATGGCGCACGCGTCTACAAATAGTCTTGGAGTCGAATGGGTTGGATTAGCCATGGGCCTCGGCTTCGTCCTCTCCTTCGGCTACTGGTGTACAGACTTCCTCGTCATCCAGCGCGCCATGGCCGCCGACTCAGAGGTCTCTGCTCGCCGCGTCCCCCTCATCGCCGCCATCCCCAAGATGTTCTTCCCCTTCCTGGTCATCCTCCCCGGCCTCATCGCCGTAACGGTCACCAGCCACATGGCCTCTACTCCGGCCCCGTCTTACCAATCACCCACCACTCACCACTCATCCCTGCCGCTCGACGAGGCCCATCCCCACGGCATCATCCCGGAAAAGCTGAACCCCGTCACCGGCCAGCCCATGCTCTCCGCCGATGGAACTCCCGTCTACAACTACGATCTCGCCATCCCCGTCATGCTGCTGCGCTTCTTCCCCACAGGCATCCTCGGCCTGGGCCTGACGGCGTTGTTGGCAAGCTTCATGTCCGGCATGGCCGGCAACGTCACCGCCTTCAACACCGTCTGGACCTACGACATCTACCAGGCCTACATCAACAAGCGCGGCACGGACGAGCACTATCTCTGGATGGGCCGCATGGCCACCATCGGGGGCGTGCTGCTCTCCATCGGAGCAGCCTACCTCGCCACCAGCTTCAACAACATCATGGACGCCCTCCAGCTGATCTTCTCGTTGGTCAACGCGCCCCTCTTCGCCACGTTCTTACTCGGCATGTTCTGGAAACGAACCACCGGCCACGCCGCCTTCACCGGGCTATTAGCGGGAACGGGCGCGGCGCTTTTACATCACGGCCTCACCCTCCCAGCCGACGCCACCCCCGGGATCCACGGGGCCTGGCTGCACCTGGTCCATACCTACCCGTCGGACATGGCGCAAAACTTCTGGACCGCCATCTTCGCCTTCTCGGTCAATCTCATCGTCACCGCAGCCGTCTCGCTGATCACCGAGCCACGCCGCGAGGCCGAACTCGTAGGCCTCGTCTACTCCCTCACACCCAAGCCCATCGAGACCCACCTCACCTGGTACCAGAAGCCCGCCACCCTCGGCGCCGCCGTGCTCGCCATGCTGGTCGTCCTCAACCTCATCTTCGCCTGACCTTTACAGTCTGACTAAGCCACGGCTGTCTGGTCCCTATACCCAGCCAGCAGCCCGGCAATAGAAATATCTTCATCCAGGCCCTCCCAATGGAGACCCCGGCTGCTGATTGCTACACCCTCCCGCTGCTCCGGAGTAGCCTGCAGCAAACGAGGAAACCAAGCTAGCGGCACGCCCAAGGTTCGTCCGTCGCTTAGCTCAATCCACATACTGTCGGCATCGAAACGAACCAGCATTGCCTTAACTAAAGAATTCACTCCATGCCCTCTCGATCAACTCGCGCCGCCAAAGCAGAAGTTCCATCAACTCCCGCTGCGTCCGTGCGTCATAACCCGTCATTGTAGGCCAGCAAAACGTTTGGACGCAGCCAGAACTTCGCTTCGTTCTCACCCTGCCGAATATGAATATGCACCGGTTAAGGAGGATTCCCTTTATTGGAATAGAAGAAAAACGTAAACCCACGCTCTCGGAACACCACCGGCATGGCACCATACTACCAACGCCTTTCACTGCTTTTGACAGCGCTATGCTGCCTCACACTGGAGCCTCACATGGGTCTCGACATCCGCATCCCTCTCGGCCTCATCTTCCTCATCACCGGCGGAATCATGGCCCTCTACGGCTTCGTCACCCGTCACGACGCAGCCCTCTATGCGCCATCCATGGGCGTCAATCTGAACCTCACCTGGGGAGCCCTGATGGCTGTCTTCGGCCTCGTCATGTTCCTCGTCGGCCGCCGCCAGAAGTGGCAGGACGACCCCGTCACCCCTCGCCCCTGGGAGCGCGACGCCACCACCAAACCCCGCCACTAACCTTCGCAGCCGTGGCCGCGGCATCGTGGAATAAACCACCGACCGGCGAAAATCGAGTGTCTTCTTAAGCACATACTGAGAAATTCAAATCCCGAAATGGGAATCTGAGATATCAGGTGTCACCTTTCATTGAAATTCGCTTGAACTCCTCTCCCCGTTCCGAGCAGCATGAAAACAAATGACACCTCAATCAGCCTTCGCGGTCCCGACGCATTCGCAATCCGCTTCCCCGGCAGTCCAGGCGCTGATCATGGCACGCGGCCGCATGGCCGACGCCGTCCGCACCTGGAACTGGTCCGCCACGCCCCTCGGCCGCATCGAGCAATGGCCTGAGCCCCTCCTCGCCCACGTCAATCTCGCCCTGTCCTTCCCCATTCCGGCAGTCGTCCACTGGGGTCCGGAGATGCACATGGTCTTCAACGACGCGTACGCAGAGCTCCTCGGACCTGAAGGCCACACCTACCTCGGCCAATCTGCCCCCATCGTCTGGAAACCCCTCTGGCCCCAGATCGAATCGCTGTACAGCAGCGTCCGCCGGACAGGCGAGTCTATCTCCGGTAATGACCTCCTCATTCCCGTCGATCGCGACGGAACCCTCCGCGACGTCTTCTGGTCCTACGCGATCGCCCCCATCCACCATCAGCAGACCGTCGCTGGAATCTTCAACACCGCACGCGACACCACCGCCACCGTCGCATCGTTCAACGCACTCGTCCAAAGTGACGAGCGCCTCCGCCTCGCGCTCTCCGCCAGCGATTGCATCGGCATCTGGGACTGGCACATTCCCTCGGACATCATCCACGCGGAGCAGGACTTCGCTCTCTTTTACGGCCAGGATCCCCAGCGCGCCAGGCTCGGCATCCCCAGAACCGAATACTTCGAAAAGGTCCACCCGGACGACCGCGTGCCGCTCGACGACGCCCTCTGGTATGCCATCCAGAACTTTACCGAGGTCCTCGCGGACTACCGTCTTCTCCCGCCCGACGGCTCCGTCCGCTGGGTCCAGGCCAAGGGCCGCTGTTTCTATGCAGAGGACGGCTCTCCCACCCGCTTCTCCGGCATCAGCATCGATATCACCCGCCGCAAGATCGCAGAGGCCGCCCTGGCCGAGACGCGCATGACGGCCGCCGCGCAACCACCCAAAGTCGCCCTCGCCCCCAAAATCGAAGCCCCCCTGGCCTCCATCGCCACGATCCTCCGCCTCGCCCGCTCCACCGACGACCTCACGGAGGTCCAGCGCTTCCTCGTCGTCGCAGAGCGCGAGGTTAACCGCATCGCCGACCTCGCCTGCCCGCCTGCCGAATCCACATCAGACGCCCCCCAATCCGCCCCCGCGCCCATCCTCCCACCCGCCACCCCCACGCTCCTCTGGCACATGGAGATTCTCGTCAGCACCATCGCCCGCTCTCTCGCGGAGCGCAAGGATGACGTCCGCGTCAGCATCATGCGTCGCGCAGAGGGCATCACTTTCCTCCTCCAGGTCGCCGCCGACGATCTCGCCCGCGTCCTTGGACCCCAGGGCCGCACCGCCCAGTCCATGCGTTCGCTCCTGGACGCTGCCGGTATCCGCAGCAACCAGCAATTTTCGCTCGATATTGAAGCCACCTAGCGAGTCCCAAAACGGCCCCGTCACATGACCAAGAAACACCGTTAATCGTTCCACAACCCAACCCTTGCGATAATGGACTATGAAGCGCCGCATCATCAGCCATTACGAGTTCGTCCGCAAGATCGGAGCAGGCGGCTCCGGAGTCGTCTTCCTCGCCACCGACACGCTGCTCCAGCGCCCCGTCGTCCTCAAGCTCCTCAAGCGCGGCGCGCTCACCGCCGAGCAGGTTCGCACCACCCAGCTCCGTGAGGCACGCCTGGCCTCCGCCATCGATCACCCCAACGTCTGCGCCATCTATGAGGTCGGCGAAGTCCCCGCAGAGTCCGGCGACGGTGCCGAAGCCTACATCGTCATGCAGTACATCCCCGGCCAGGCGCTCGACAAGCTCATAGCCGCCGGCCCCGCCAACCTCCAGCTCGTCCTCTCCGCCGGCATTCAGATTGCGGACGGTCTAGCCGCCGCGCACTCCCTCGGCATCTTCCATCGCGACCTCAAGCCCGCCAACGTCATGCTGACCGAAGGCGGCCTCATCAAGATCCTCGACTTCGGCCTCGCCCGCCGCCTCAATCTCGACGAGACCGAGTTCGATCCCAGCGGTAACTCCGGCACCGCCGGCCGTCGCCCCGTCCCACCCCCCGGAGCCACTTACACCGCACGCGGCGGCACCATCGCGTACATGGCGCCGGAGCAGTTCGTCACCGGCCAGTCCTCCGTCCAGTCGGACCTCTTCGCCCTCGGCCTCATCCTGTACGAGCTCGTCACCGGCCGCCACCCCTTCCATCGCCCGGACGCACCGGAGTTCCAGTCCATCCGCGCCATCCAGTTCGCAGACCCTACCCCCCCGCGCGAGATCAACCGCAACATCCCCATCGAGCTCCAGTCCGTCATCCTCCGCTGCCTGGAAAAGCAGCCCAGCGCCCGTTTCGCCTCCGCAGCGGACCTCCGAGAAGCCCTCAAGACCATCATGATGGCCCACCAGCTCGATACCGTAGGTCCCCCCGGCGAATCCGTCACCCTCCTCCCCTCCCAACGCCCCCCGGCGGTTGAAACCCCGGAAGAAGAAAAGCGCACCACCGGCATCCTCTCCATGCTGGCGGAGCGTTTCCGCGAGTCCGGCCCCACCGCCACCACCGCGAAGCAAAACACCCTCGTCGTCCTGCCCTTCATCAACTTCGGCACCTCCAGCAAGCAGAACGAGTCCCAGCCTTCGCCCCTCTACGGGTACGCCCTGGCCGACGCCCTCGCCGCCCGCCTCGCGCGCATGCCTTCCCTCATCGTCCGCCCCTCGTCTTCACTAGCAACCATCCCAACGCATCAGCTTGATCCCTTGGCGATAGGCCGCAAGCTCCTCGTCCACTACGTCCTCGCCGGCAACTTCCTCCGCTCGGACCAGGGCTTCGACCTCAACTGGCAGCTCCTCGACGTCAACGGCCAATCCGTCCGCACCGGCGGCAGCATCAGCGTCGCCAGCTTTGACCTCGTCGCCGTCCAGACCGAGATCTCCAACGAAGTCTTCTCCACCCTCCAGGGCATCGGCGGCCTCACCACCAGCCATCACGCCGCCCAGCCCTCATCCCTCTCCCAGGACAACTCGGAGGACTACCTCCAGGCCCGAGCCGTCCTCAGCTCCTTCATGTCCCGCACCGGCAGCAGGGAAGACCTGGACCGCGCCCGCGAGCTCTTCGAGTCCGTCACCACCCAGGACGTCGACTTTGCCCCCGGCTGGTCCGGCCTCGGCATCACGCACCTCCAGTACGCCTCCCACGGCCTCGGCGGCCAGATGCATGTCCTGGAAGCTCGCCGCGCCTTCGATAAAGCCCTCCAGCTTGACCCCGGCTCGGTCGAGTCCAACCTCTACCGCGTCTACATGCTCCTCAGCCGAGGCGAAAAGGAATCCGCCCGTCACGGCATCGAGAACCTCCTCCAGTCCGCCGGCAACGACTGGAACGTCCACCTCGTAGCCGGCCAGACCCTACGCATCGACGGCATGTACGAAGAAGCCCTCGAGCAGTTCAACACTGCCCTCCGCCTCAACCCCTCGAACGCCGCCCTCATCTACAACAACCGCGCCCGAGTCTTCCAATATCAAAATCAACTCGAACTAGCCGCCGACGAGTTGGAAAAAGGCCTAACCCTCGAACCCAAGCAGCCTCTCCTCCGCATCTCCCTCGGCTACCAGCAGATGCGCACCGGAGACCTGGCCAAGGCCATCGAGACCCTCGAAAAGGTGACCAGCGAAGAGAAGTCCCTCCGCATCGTCTACCCCACCATCGCCCTTTGCTACGTGCAGTTGGGCGACCGCGAAAAAGCCGCCACCTTCATCGTCGACGAGACCCTGAGCGCCGCGGAAGCCGACTCCGAGATGGCCTACCGCCTCGCAACCTACTTCGCCCTTGAAGGCGACGAGTCCGAAGCCCTCCACTGGCTCCGCCGCGCCATCTATCTCGGTAACGAGAACTACCCCTGGTTCTCCATCAACCCCGCCTGGCGCAAACTAGGCGGCCACGGAGACTTCGAAAGAATCCTCGAAGACCTGAAAAAGTCCTTCCGCAAAAACCAGAAAAACTGGCGCCGCCTCCTGGCCCAACTCCGCGACTAAAAATCAGACCACCAAACAGCTCCAAAACAATCAGCCTCTAACAAAACAATCCCCACAAACAAAAGGGCTCCCACCGAAAGAGGAGCCCTCCACAAATCAAAATCAGTCTTGATCGCTTTTATCCCTTTTTATTCCCGTAATCTTTGTCCTTAAACCCCACCCACAGTCAGCGGAGTCGTCAGCGCAAACGTAATCTTCGTATCCACCGGCAGCTCCGTCTGCCGATCCTGCTTCAACCACCAGGCCGTACTCACGCCAGCCCCAATCCCAGCCCCAACCAGCGCACCAACCCCGCCGCCAAACACCGCACCCGCAGCGGCACCGGCACCCGTCGTCAGAGACATGGCAGTCAACGTCTTACCCACATGATCCTTGCGCAGGATCGTGCCTTCATGATCAACCTTCGTCTCGTTATAAAGAGACGTGTCGATCACCTGTCCCTTGATCATGTACTTCGTTCCATCCGGCAGCGTCACGCTCAGCGGCTGCAGATGGATCGAAGCCGAACCCGAGATCCGCCGCCCTCCATGCACATCCGTCACCCGTCCAAACATAATCGAGCCAGCCGGAATCAGCACCCGCCCATCCCGCTCCACCGGCTCCAGCAGATCCGCATGGAACTCCTGCCCGGCAATCGTCCCCGTCGTCGTCAATCCCTCATGCATCCGAACCTTGAACAGCGTTCCCAGCGGAAGCTGGTTGGATGGACCCTCCACCCGCGTTACGATCCCCGCATCCGGATCAGGCAGCGCACCCGTCAAAGGCCGGCGATCCATCGCCCGGATCGCCACCGCATCGTCCTTCTCGGTCACATTCGTGTGCTCATCGGCCTTCAGTTCAGCCCTCGCTTCGAGCGCAGGCTCCGTCCGAACCTTGAGCATTGGCTCAGTGGGAGCCTTCGCAGGCGTCATCACCACGGAAGGCAGCGCCCCACCCTCATACACCACCGGCTGCGAGATCCCTTCAGAGCTCGTCGTCACCGGAACCTGCTCCGGCTTGCTCACACCCTGCATCTGCCCAAACAATGGAGCCGCCGCACACACCAGCACCGCCGCCAAACCCAACCCAGTCGTCTTCATCATGATCTCCACGGCCCGGAAAACTCACGAACCACTACTCGCCAGCCTAGAGCCCAAGTTGCCCCATAGCCACCCAAATCCCCTACAAGGAATCCCCCAAGCCAACACCACCCACTCATCCGTTCTGATCCGTCTTCCTCTCTCCTATCCGCGTTACGCCTTTCCTTTCATCCGTTCACAATCTCACTTTGCTAGAATCGCCCAAGTGAAACCGCCGCCCATAGAGCTAGTCAACACCATCGCCGGAGCCACACCAGGCTCCGCACCCATCCCGGTCGACCGTCGCCCAAAGCTCAACGACCGTCTCCGCCACCGCATCGTCGCGGCATCCACCTATTCAGACTCAAAGGAAAACATGACCGACATCGTCTCCATCACCGCCCGCGAAATCCTCGACTCCCGCGGAAACCCCACTGTAGAAGCTGACGTCCTCCTCTCCGGCGGTGCCATGGGCCGCGCCGCCGTCCCCTCCGGTGCCTCCACCGGTGAGCATGAGGCCGTAGAGCTCCGTGACGGCGACGAATCCCACTACCTCGGCAAAGGCGTCCTCTCCGCCGTTGATAACGTAGAGTCCATCCTCTCGCCCGAGCTCATCGGCATGGACGCTACCAACCAGCGCCTCCTCGATGCCACCATGATCGCCATCGACGGCACGGAAAACAAATCCCGCCTCGGCGCCAACGCCATCCTCGCCGTCTCCATGGCCGCCTGCCGAGCCTCCTCCGCAGCCCTCAAGCTCCCGCTCTACCGCTACCTCGGCGGCGTCAACGCCTGCCTCCTCCCCACGCCCATGATGAACATCCTCAACGGCGGCTCCCACGCAGACTCCAACGTGGACTTCCAGGAGTTCATGATCATGCCCGTAGGCGCAGAGACCTTCTCGGACGCCCTCCGCCAGGGCACCGAGGTCTTCCACACCCTCAAGTCCGTTCTCAAGAAGAAGGGCTACAGCACCGCCGTAGGCGATGAGGGAGGCTTCGCCCCCAACCTCAAGTCCAACGCAGAAGCCATCGAGCTCATCCTGGAAGCGATCGAAAAACTAGGCCTTACGCCAGGCGAAGACATCGCCATCGCCCTCGATCCCGCAAGCTCAGAGTTCTACAACAAGGAGACAGGGAAGTACGTCTTCAAGAAGTCAGACAAGTCAGAGCGTGACTCCCACCAGATGGCAGACTTCTGGATCGACTGGGCTCGCCAATACCCCATCGTCAGCATCGAAGACGGCCTCGCAGAAGACGACTGGACCGGCTGGCAGTACCTCACCGAGCAGATCGGCGGAAACATCCAGCTCGTAGGCGACGACCTCTTCGTCACCAACACCCAGCGTCTCCGCCAGGGTATCGAGCAGAAGTGCGGCAACTCCATCCTCATCAAGGTCAACCAGATCGGCACCATCTCTGAAACCCTGGACGCCATCGAGCTCGGCCGCCGCTTCGGCTTCACCTCGATCATCAGCCACCGCTCCGGCGAGACCGAAGATACCTTCATCGCGGACCTCGCCGTAGGCACCGGAGCCGGCCAGATCAAAACCGGCAGCGCCTCCCGCACAGACCGCATCGCCAAATACAACCAGCTCCTCCGCATCGAAGAGCAGCTGGGCCAGTCCGCCGAATTCCTCGGAATCGAATCCCTCAACTACAGCGAATAACCCCAAGCAAATCACACAGAAGCAGCAAAAAGAGAGAACACAGAACCCCTCTGTGTTCTCTCTTTTTCTCCGTGCCTCCGTGATTCGCTTTCGGTTTTACTGGACCAGCTCGGTCGTAGTAGCCGTCAGCGTACAAGCCGTAGTCGGCCTTCCAAACATCGCAAAGCTGCAAAGCGAATAATTCAGCGTCACCACGGCCGGCGTATTGATCGTCAGGTTGCCCGCAGCCCCGGAGTACGTACTCGCACTCGAGCAGTTCGGCCCCGTATACGTATTCCCATTCAACGAAATCGTCAGCGTCATGTAGTTCGTATTCAGACTCGGCGCCGCGTTGATGATCGAGTACGCAGCTGTCCAGCACGGATCCACCGTCTGCCCCCGGCTCACCGCCAGCTGCCGAGCCGCCTCGTTCGTCGCATCCGTCAGCACCATGTAGCTCCGCAGCGAGAGCCCGTACGTACACATCCCGGTCACCAGCAGCAGCAGCATCGGCAGCACCAGCGCGAGCTCCAGCGCCGCCTGCCCATCCTCACCCGTAACTCGTCCCGCCACTGCCTTCCGCTTCCCCGCCGCTGTCTTCTGCTCCATAGTCGAACTCCGTACCCCAGCCTACGCACCCCACCCCACCCC is a window of Granulicella tundricola MP5ACTX9 DNA encoding:
- a CDS encoding TadE/TadG family type IV pilus assembly protein, translated to MEQKTAAGKRKAVAGRVTGEDGQAALELALVLPMLLLLVTGMCTYGLSLRSYMVLTDATNEAARQLAVSRGQTVDPCWTAAYSIINAAPSLNTNYMTLTISLNGNTYTGPNCSSASTYSGAAGNLTINTPAVVTLNYSLCSFAMFGRPTTACTLTATTTELVQ
- the eno gene encoding phosphopyruvate hydratase, which gives rise to MKPPPIELVNTIAGATPGSAPIPVDRRPKLNDRLRHRIVAASTYSDSKENMTDIVSITAREILDSRGNPTVEADVLLSGGAMGRAAVPSGASTGEHEAVELRDGDESHYLGKGVLSAVDNVESILSPELIGMDATNQRLLDATMIAIDGTENKSRLGANAILAVSMAACRASSAALKLPLYRYLGGVNACLLPTPMMNILNGGSHADSNVDFQEFMIMPVGAETFSDALRQGTEVFHTLKSVLKKKGYSTAVGDEGGFAPNLKSNAEAIELILEAIEKLGLTPGEDIAIALDPASSEFYNKETGKYVFKKSDKSERDSHQMADFWIDWARQYPIVSIEDGLAEDDWTGWQYLTEQIGGNIQLVGDDLFVTNTQRLRQGIEQKCGNSILIKVNQIGTISETLDAIELGRRFGFTSIISHRSGETEDTFIADLAVGTGAGQIKTGSASRTDRIAKYNQLLRIEEQLGQSAEFLGIESLNYSE